A single window of Stigmatopora nigra isolate UIUO_SnigA chromosome 20, RoL_Snig_1.1, whole genome shotgun sequence DNA harbors:
- the LOC144213389 gene encoding uncharacterized protein LOC144213389 — translation MPARTLPVAAKFQMEFNSVQEVLSCHQHSIVSKMMQVKVVLHKLEGFRNDISADGHESVGLKEEFELPRIKEEELEFPQQQMRDEQHPIKRKEDEFTWSLGEFVKREDVLGVASGGTEPANTKTGPLIKQEEPEFLQKQIGEEQLPIKKEEDHFTWSPGESVKRDYLGVASEGAEPANASAWPQIKEERPEFPQQCKREDQPPIKNECVKCSTGESFKSEDDLGVANRGVAILNGSSTEGWRAENIISPLSDGNKLLDDDEDVLKNPSGDKLCKCFQCGKTFRKNSSLKIHTRTHTGEKTFSCSVCGQRFTREGHLISHARTHTGEKPFSCSVCGQRFTQKGSLNIHARSHTSEKPFSCSVCGHGFTQKGNLKRHTRTHTGEKPFSCSVCGQRFTLKRNLINHARTHTGEKPFSCSVCGQRFTVKRSLISHARTHTGEKPFSCSVCGLRFTQKGSLKRHTTTHTSENTFSCSVCGQGFTEKGNLKRHTRTHTGEKTFSCSVYGQRFILKRNL, via the coding sequence gtttcagaaatgatATTAGTGCTGATGGGCATGAGTCTGTAGGCCTTAAAGAGGAATTTGAGCTCCCCcgaatcaaagaggaggagctagagttccctcaacaacaaatgagagacgAGCAACATCCAATCAAAAGGAAGGAAGATGAGTTCACCTGGTCACTTGGGGAGTTCGTGAAGAGGGAAGACGTTCTGGGCGTGGCAAGTGGAGGGACGGAACCTGCTAACACCAAAACAGGGCCCCTAATTAAAcaagaggagccagagttccttcaaaaacaaattggagaagagcaacttccaatcaaaaaggaggaagatcatttcacctggtcaccaggtgagtccgtgaaaagggattatctgggcgtggccagtgaaggggcggagcctgcaaacgcctcagcatggccccaaattaaagaggagcggccagagttccctcaacagtgcaaaagagaagaccaacctccaatcaaaaacgaatgtgtcaaatgttcaactggggaatctttcaagagtgaagatgatctgggcgtggccaacagAGGGGTGGCCATTCTgaacggcagctcaacagaaggatggcgagcagaaaatataatttctcctttatcagatggcaacaagttgcttgatgatgatgaagatgttttgaaaaatcccagcggtgacaaactctgcaaatgctttcagtgtgggaaaacctttAGGAAAAATTCTTccttgaaaatacacacaagaacccacacgggtgaaaaaacattttcatgctcagtttgtggtcaaagattcacacgggAGGGACacttaattagtcatgcaagaacacacacaggtgaaaaaccattttcgtgttcagtttgtggtcaacgattcacacagaagggaagcctAAATATTCATGCAAGATCACACACtagtgaaaaaccattttcatgttcagtttgtggtcatggattcacacagaagggaaacttaaaaaggcacacaagaacccacactggtgaaaaaccattttcgtgctcagtttgtggtcaaagattcacattGAAGAGAAACTTAATTAACCATGCAAGGAcacatactggtgaaaaaccattttcatgttcagtttgtggtcaaagattcacagtgaagagaagcttaattagtcatgcaagaacccacactggtgaaaaaccattttcgtgttcagtttgtggtctacgattcacacagaagggaagcttaaaaagacacacaacaacccacactagtgaaaacacattttcatgttcagtttgtggtcaaggattcacagagaagggaaacttaaaaaggcacacaagaacccacactggtgaaaaaacattttcgtgttcagtttatGGTCAAAGATTCATATTGAAGAGAAACTTATAG